A segment of the Mogibacterium diversum genome:
AACTTTTTTGCTGTCTTTTCACTCATGTTATTGCCCCTTTACTTTATATAAAAAAAATTATCGTTTTTACGAACTTGCGTATTATATATAAACTGGCACTGTCATTCAATACTATAATTTAATTAATGCGATATAAGGGTGCACTTTATATGGAACAACTCTCTATCGCTTTCTCCTCCTGAGTTCTGCTATAAGGCTAAGATCTGAATCGAAGACAGGTCTCTTACTCACACCGAGTTCACCGATTTCTACGTTTTTATTCTTGCCATGAAAATCACTGCCACCACTCACGAGAAGCCCCCGACTCTCCGCAATATCTAGCAGCATCGCTATCTCGTCCTCATCGTACCTAGAATAAAAGCACTCTAGTCCCTCTATTCCTATACCTTGCAGGACACCTAGCTTCTCCTCAAGCTCCTCTCTGTTCATATGGATTTCATTCTCCCCACCGAGAGGATGAGCCCAGATTGCGACTCCACCAGATGACTTAATCGCTCCGATCGCTAGCTCGGCAGGAATCCTGCTTTCCACTCCAAATTCAAGATATCTGTTTATAACCTCTGTTCTGGTACCTGGGATTCCTCTCCGCATGAGGATATTAGCTATATGGGGCTTCCCAGCTGAAGGAATCGCCTCTAACTCTGCAATCTCGTCTGCAGTTAGCTCTATGCCATCCACTTCCCTAAGGTGTTCAATTCTAATCGCGAGCTTATCTTCTCTCTTCGCCTCTGCAGCGGCGAGTGCTTTCATAAAATCAGGGTGATTATCGTCATACGAGTAGCCGAGGATATGGCACTTGATGTCTCCGGCTTTGCAGGAGAATTCAATGCCCTTGAAAAATTCCATTCCCTCCGGTATATCATCTTCGACTTCGTGCACGCCGGCAGTCGTATCGTGATCAGTCAGCGAAAACACTTTGACACCAGACGATTTCACCTTCTGAACGACCTCCGAGGGGCTAAATGACCCATCTGATGCCGTGGTGTGTAGGTGCATATCGACTAGTATTTTGCTCTTATTCAAAATATACACCTCCTACTTACTTAATATCTGTAATCTGTATGCTGCCTGCTATGCTGCTACGCTTGATATTATAATCATCTGACAGCCGTGCGTTAATTAGCTATTCAGCTGTGAACTTCATGCCCTTAGTCTTGGCAACTTCCTTGCCCTGTGCGCTGAAGACAGCCTCAACTCCCTTCTGCTTCTTGATAAATGCCTTCCCTCCATCTACACCCTTCATCAGGCAGATTGTACTCATGGCATCTACATCCATCGAGCGACCTTTCTTAGCCACCAAGCTGACAGCCTCAAGCTGCGTCTCGACAGGATATCCCGTCTTGCTGCTTAGCACATGGTGGTAAATCTTACCATCCTTTTGAAACTGCCTCTCATATATTCCTGAAGTAACGACGGTCTGGTTATCCGCTGTCGTAGTTCCGATGATTTCGGTCCTGTCAGTATATGGCTTCTCTATTCCGATGATAAATGGGCTGCCGTCTGGTTTACCCCCTATCGTGGAAATGTTACCTCCAAGGTTAATTACAGCAGATGTTACGCCTTCCTTCTCGAGCAGAATCGTAAGTTCATCAGCAACATATCCCTTGGCAATACCGCCGAGGTCGAGCTTAGCCTTAGGATCTATGATTCTTATCTTGTTTCCATCGAACTGAATATTCTTATAGTTTACGTGTTTAAGAGCCTCGGTAATCTTAGACTGCTCTGGAACTACTGGGTTCTCAGACTGGAAATCCCATAATCCTGAAACAGATCCGATAGTTATATCAAAATCGCCATCGGATAGCTCACCATACTTTACACCAGCCTTCACGACCTTGAGCGTATCCTTTCCAACAGTCACCCAATTTCCACCAGCATTGTTGATCTGACTGACTTCACTCGTCTCGATTGTATTGCTGAGGGTATTCTCGAGCTCGCGGCATCTTTTATAAGCCTTGTTGATTGCAGCCTCTGCCTTCTCCTTGTCCAGATCTCCATCCATGTCATATATCGAAATCTTGCACACTGTATCGAGATAGAAGCCCTCCTTTGATACTGGCTCAACATCCTTGGTGTTCTTGCAGGCTGTCTGTGTTATAATAACCGTTGCGATTATTGCGAATATTAACGAAAGTTTTATGGTTTGTTTGCTAAATTTAATCAATTCATTACCTCACAGTTAAGGGGTTACAGGGAATAACGAATAATGTTAAAAGGATTTATAAGAAAAGCTGATATCGTCCTCTTTATAATCCTCATTTCACTTGGTATCGCCTCCTCGGTATGGCTCAGCACGACGAGTCATTCAGGAGACAAAGTCACCGTGACAGTAGATGGCAAGAAGTACGGAGTGTACAGCTTGTCCGAGGATAAAACTATCGCTGTAAAGCAGGGGAATAAGCTAAATGTAATCAGAATTAAGCACGGCTACGTGACCATGTCCGAAGCATCATGCGAAAATCAGGTGTGCGTAAAGCACAAAGCTATAAGCAAGACCGGGGAAAGCATAATCTGCCTTCCTAATAAAGTGGTCGTTTCGATAAGCGGAAAGGAGGCACACAAGTATGACTCAGTCTCGAGTTAAACACTCAACCGAGCCTTCACGGAGGACTCCTCGCGGCCGCAGCAACAATGTTGCAACAGTTGCGCTTCTAGCTTCACTGGCGCTAATTTTATCGTACGTCGAAGCTATTATACCATATACTCCAGGCATTCCGGGGATCAAATTAGGGATAGCTAACTTAGTAGCTGTTGTTGCGCTGTATAAGCTCTCTGCCAAATACGCAGTTATGTTAAATGTCATTAGAATAGTAGTCGCTGGACTGCTTTTTACCGGTGTGTTCGGCATGCTCTACTCTCTCGCAGGTGCGACGATCAGCTTGATAGGAATGATTTTGCTCAAGAAGACCGACCTCTTCAGCATTACCGGTGTCAGTATGGCAGGTGGTTTCCTGCATAATATGGGACAGCTCGCAATTGCGGCATTACTCATCAATGATATCAGAATCTTCTACTACCTACCGGTACTGATGATCTCTGGAACGATAGCAGGAGTTGCCATCGGCGTAGTTGCAGAATTGGTGATTAGAAGAGCTAAGTTTATAAGGTAGGCTTCTATTCATCAATTATCAAAACGTTTGATAAAGTTATGGATATACAGGTACTCACACTGTTAAAGCCCCATTTGCTAGTCTACAGTAAATGGGGCTTTAACAATTAATGGTTTCAGTTCAATAGAATTTTTTATTCTTTAATTATATATTTTCATGAAAAATCTGCCCTTTCAAAGCGTATAATAGAAAGGTATATCATTAATTTACGGTCATATATAAGTGCTATTCATTTCTTATATATCATGTATATATGAATGATGTTATAAAAAGGAGGGATTATGAAGAAAAAACTATTAGCTTGTCTAACGACATGCAGTCTGCTAATCGCTATGTTTGCTTCGACCATGACAGTTAACGCGACTTCGCAGACGATAAAACCTATTTATCAAAATGAGCTCAACCAGGCCGGCAGAAACTCTCAGACTAGCAGAGGAATCAATATAGATGCATATGTTAGCGCAAGCCTTAACGGTGTTACGAGCAATTCCAGCAAGGCAGCAGATAATCCATATGGCAGCACACCAGCTTCCACATATGTATATAGTACAGTTGCAAACGCTGGTGACCT
Coding sequences within it:
- a CDS encoding PHP domain-containing protein, producing MNKSKILVDMHLHTTASDGSFSPSEVVQKVKSSGVKVFSLTDHDTTAGVHEVEDDIPEGMEFFKGIEFSCKAGDIKCHILGYSYDDNHPDFMKALAAAEAKREDKLAIRIEHLREVDGIELTADEIAELEAIPSAGKPHIANILMRRGIPGTRTEVINRYLEFGVESRIPAELAIGAIKSSGGVAIWAHPLGGENEIHMNREELEEKLGVLQGIGIEGLECFYSRYDEDEIAMLLDIAESRGLLVSGGSDFHGKNKNVEIGELGVSKRPVFDSDLSLIAELRRRKR
- a CDS encoding FAD:protein FMN transferase — encoded protein: MIKFSKQTIKLSLIFAIIATVIITQTACKNTKDVEPVSKEGFYLDTVCKISIYDMDGDLDKEKAEAAINKAYKRCRELENTLSNTIETSEVSQINNAGGNWVTVGKDTLKVVKAGVKYGELSDGDFDITIGSVSGLWDFQSENPVVPEQSKITEALKHVNYKNIQFDGNKIRIIDPKAKLDLGGIAKGYVADELTILLEKEGVTSAVINLGGNISTIGGKPDGSPFIIGIEKPYTDRTEIIGTTTADNQTVVTSGIYERQFQKDGKIYHHVLSSKTGYPVETQLEAVSLVAKKGRSMDVDAMSTICLMKGVDGGKAFIKKQKGVEAVFSAQGKEVAKTKGMKFTAE
- a CDS encoding NusG domain II-containing protein; translated protein: MLKGFIRKADIVLFIILISLGIASSVWLSTTSHSGDKVTVTVDGKKYGVYSLSEDKTIAVKQGNKLNVIRIKHGYVTMSEASCENQVCVKHKAISKTGESIICLPNKVVVSISGKEAHKYDSVSS
- a CDS encoding Gx transporter family protein, whose amino-acid sequence is MTQSRVKHSTEPSRRTPRGRSNNVATVALLASLALILSYVEAIIPYTPGIPGIKLGIANLVAVVALYKLSAKYAVMLNVIRIVVAGLLFTGVFGMLYSLAGATISLIGMILLKKTDLFSITGVSMAGGFLHNMGQLAIAALLINDIRIFYYLPVLMISGTIAGVAIGVVAELVIRRAKFIR